The following are from one region of the Brienomyrus brachyistius isolate T26 chromosome 4, BBRACH_0.4, whole genome shotgun sequence genome:
- the LOC125739910 gene encoding E3 SUMO-protein ligase ZBED1-like: protein MTPVYTVEKSSFRDLVKVLDPRYVMPSRKHFSKVELPRLYNACRAEVEKDVRSVVHYALTTDLWTSRAAQPYMSVTIHYISKDWILRARCLQTAYFPDDHTGAMIAQGLRDALETWGLQECHLVCVTTDNATNNISAMELNEWERLQCFGHRLQLAIENALKALTPASTKQAVERAVGVCKKVVSAFSNSWKRKRDLAKAQAVLGLPPHQLITETPTRWGSRQQMIERFLEQEKALSQVLLADKKARHLVPSWQDMVVLESLNTALGPLFEFIDALSGEKYVSVSFLKPVLHLFNNEILSQKDGDTELTKAIKEGILKYLNEKYDDHTTNNLLDMATLVDPRFKTAYMKEERVEFIKMRAAAELVDMAAPESAQTEAASISPPAAEDNPELPCPHPTKKTKKSLGSYFKKAGQGTTHSQPSRASIELELSMYLQAPGPDSETDPLEWWRQHELSFPSVARLAKKYLSIPATSSSSERAFSASGNIITCKRSCLKPNTVDQLVFLALNL, encoded by the exons ATGACCCCCGTGTATACAGTTGAGAAGAGTAGCTTCCGAGACCTCGTCAAAGTCCTTGACCCGAGGTACGTTATGCCCAGTCGTAAGCACTTCAGTAAAGTCGAGTTGCCTCGCTTATATAACGCATGCCGGGCCGAAGTAGAGAAGGATGTTCGCAGTGTGGTCCATTATGCCTTGACAACTGACCTGTGGACGAGCAGAGCTGCGCAGCCCTACATGAGCGTAACCATCCATTACATCAGCAAAGACTGGATCCTCCGTGCTCGCTGTTTACAGACTGCGTACTTTCCAGATGACCACACGGGAGCCATGATAGCCCAAG GTCTGAGAGATGCACTGGAGACATGGGGACTGCAAGAATGCCACCTTGTCTGTGTCACCACGGATAATGCCACTAACAACATCTCTGCAATGGAACTGAATGAGTGGGAACGGCTACAGTGCTTTGGTCATCGTCTACAGCTAGCCATTG AGAACGCTCTGAAAGCTCTCACACCAGCATCTACAAAGCAGGCTGTGGAACGTGCAGTTGGAGTCTGTAAAAAGGTGGTCAGTGCCTTCTCCAACTCATGGAAGAGAAAACGTGACTTGGCCAAGGCACAAGCAGTGCTGGGCTTGCCTCCCCATCAGCTCATAACTGAAACCCCTACAAGATGGGGCTCTCGGCAGCAGATGATAGAGAGGTTCCTTGAACAGGAGAAAGCTCTTTCACAGGTCCTCCTTGCAGACAAGAAG GCAAGACACCTGGTGCCAAGCTGGCAAGACATGGTGGTGCTAGAGTCCTTAAACACAGCACTGGGTCCACTGTTCGAGTTTATTGATGCTTTGTCGGGGGAGAAGTATGTCAGCGTATCTTTTCTGAAGCCGGTACTGCACCTCTTTAACAACGAAATCCTCAGCCAGAAGGATGGGGATACAGAGCTCACAAAAGCAATAAAAGAGGGCATTCTCAAGTACCTTAATGAAAAGTATGATGACCATaccaccaacaaccttctggacaTGGCGACACTTGTTGACCCACGGTTTAAGACAGCCTACATGAAGGAAGAGAGGGTGGAGTTCATAAAAATGAGAGCTGCAGCAGAGCTGGTGGACATGGCAGCACCTGAAAGTGCACAAACAGAAGCAGCCTCCATTTCACCCCCAGCTGCTGAAGATAATCCAGAGCTTCCCTGTCCCCATCCcacaaagaaaacaaagaagAGTTTGGGTAGCTACTTCAAAAAGGCAGGTCAAGGTACCACCCACTCCCAGCCAAGCAGAGCATCCATTGAACTGGAGCTCTCCATGTATCTTCAGGCACCTGGGCCTGACTCGGAGACCGACCCTCTGGAATGGTGGAGGCAGCATGAGTTGAGTTTCCCATCGGTGGCCAGGCTCGCCAAGAAGTACTTAAGCATTCCCGCTACTAGTTCTTCATCTGAAAGGGCCTTCAGTGCGAGTGGGAACATCATCACATGTAAGAGGTCATGTCTTAAGCCAAACACAGTTGACCAACTTGTCTTCCTCGCACTCAACCTCTAA